Below is a window of Virgibacillus sp. NKC19-3 DNA.
AGTTATTTTAATACGTTTTCACAACGAAAATTAGGTTCAGCAGTTGAGATGTTTGTTGGATGCATAGATGAAAGGCCTGTAACTACCGGTTTATTAATAGAAAGCGAAGATAGTTATGGCATCTATGATGTGATGACAAAAGATGCATATAGAGGTAAAGGAATTGGCAGTGAAATGTTTCAATTTCTTCTAACTCAAACAAAGGATAAACAAAAACCAGTTGTATTACAGGCTTCGGATGATGGGAAAAGTATCTATAAGCGATTTGGATTTACAGATGTCGGAGAAATGATGGTATTTGAATAAGGGGTTTCTTAAAAGTATGTGTTGTCACACTTTTAGTAGTTACAGAAGGTCAATCAGGCAAATCTAGTATCAATATATATTGTCGTCCTGAAATAAATTTTGATATGATTACATTGGCAAGTAAAATTGCAACAATTCCGCAATCGGATTCTATAGTGATGGAATGTATTAACTCAGAAGGGACAGTAATTCTTGGATATAGAAAAAGAGCTCGTTTTAATAAAAAACGAGGAAAAAACAAAGCAAATTGAATCATGCACGTTCAGTGATGGTAAATGGAATATTAAGTTTTATAATACTGATAAGGTGTACAGGTACAGCGAAAAGAATGTGGTAAACGTAAACGACCCGACAGAAATAGGCACAGAAAAGATGATACTTTACTATAATGGCCAGCCACTTGGAAGTTCTAAGAAAATATTAGATTTCGGTCCATACAAGAGAGTAATTTTTAAAAATGGAGCGCAAAAAATATACCCTAGCTCAGCCCTTTCAATGGAACAAAATGCTCTTACAGACCAAGGAGTAAGCAATTGTTTTACGTATTTAAAGGAATTAGCGGCTTATGTAGGCTATTTCGGAGACGAGGAAGTATCTTTGTTGAAGAAACAATACAACAACCTTGATTCCATCAGTCCGAGAAGTGTGTTAACTACGTACTTGGGAATGAATTCCCTTGCTGATGAGGAGAGAGAATCCCCGGAATTAATTTTTCCGTTTGGATTTAATGAGAGTCAAAAGGAAGCAACGAACTTGGCAATGACGGAACAAATGAGCATCATTAAAGGTCCTCCTGGGACAGGAAAGACACAAACAATTTTAAATATCATTGCTAATGCAATTATAAACAACAAAGTAGTCGCAGTTGTATCAAACAATAATTCGGCTACGTCCAATGTGTTTGAGAAACTTGAGAAATATGGCATAGAATTTATTGCAGCTTTTCTTGGAAACAGTAAAAATAAAGAAAAATTTTTTAATGAGCAAAGTGGCGCATACCCTGATATGAGTGACTGGGTGTTGGGTGAAGAAGCGTTTGAGGCGATACGGCATGAGTTGCGAGAGTCACAAACTAAACTGGATCAAATGCTGCAATTTCAAAAGCAAAAAGCTATTTTAACTCGGGATTTATCAAGAATCCAACTAGAGTATAAATATTTTCAAGAATACTATTCTCCTCTGGAAAATGAGGAGCCTGAATTAAAGTCTTTCCTGAGTTTGAATGCGGATAGAGTGTTGCGATTTTTAGTGGAATATGAACAAACAATCAAAGAAGACAAGTATCCATTTAAGAATAAGGTGATCAATTTATTTGTGTATGGGATATATAATTTTAAATTGTATCGTTATTCGCCTGAAACCGTGGTTTCGTACTTGCAGAAAATATATTATGAAGTGAAGATACACGAATTAACAGATGCAATCGAGAAGCTTGCCAGTAAACTCGATCAGTTTGATTTTGATCATGCTATGCAGACGTTTAGTGAGAACTCGATGAAGTTATTTAAGGCTAGTTTAGCTGATAAGTATGGATTAGAGAAGGAAAGGGTACGATTTTCACCAGACATCTTACGGCAAGATTTTGGACGTTTTACGGATGAATATTCAATCATTTTAAGTACAACTCACTCGTTACGTAACAATGTTCCGAGCAATTATTTATTTGATTATGTTTTAATTGATGAGGCTTCACAAGTTGATATAGTCACAGGTGCCTTGGTAATGTCATGTGCGAAAAAAGCGGTGATTGTCGGGGATGAAAAGCAGCTTCCTAATGTTGTAACTCAGGATGTGGAAGAGAAAACGACGAACGTTTTTAATACATATAATCTTAACTCTGCATATCATTATGCCGATCATAGTTTGCTGACTTCAGTCCATGCCTTATTCGATACAGTGGCTACGACGCTATTAAAAGAGCACTATCGCTGTCATCCGCAGATTATCGGATTTTGCAATGAAAAGTTTTACCATGATGAGCTCGTTGTTTTAACGGAGGAAAATGAGGACCAAGACCCTCTTGTTGTATATGAGACGGTGACAGGTGATCATGCTAGGGGAACGGTGAACCAGCGACAAATTGATGTAATTTCACAAGAGGTTTTCACTGAACTTACATTGGAAGAAGATACGTCTGTGGGCATTGTTGCGCCGTTTCGTTTGCAGGCGAATAAGTTGCAGCAAACGACGATAGACAATACTGAAGCAGATACGGTTCACAAATATCAAGGAAGAGAAAAAGATATCATTATCCTTTCTACGGTTGCCAACAATGTAAAAGCAGATGACTTTGTCGATAATGCCAACCTGATAAATGTAGCAGTTTCACGAGCTGTGAAAAAACTAGTTGTTGTTGTGGCAGCAGGGAGTAGAGAATGGCACGGTACAAATATTGGCGATTTAATTAGGTATATTACGTACCGGAATTTTAAAATTGTGCAAAGTCAAATACGTTCAGTATTCGACCTGCTTTATCGTGATTATCATGATAAATTAATGGAGGTATTAACGAAACATAAAAAAGTTTCAG
It encodes the following:
- a CDS encoding AAA domain-containing protein, yielding MDIEKELVLIKNEEKTKQIESCTFSDGKWNIKFYNTDKVYRYSEKNVVNVNDPTEIGTEKMILYYNGQPLGSSKKILDFGPYKRVIFKNGAQKIYPSSALSMEQNALTDQGVSNCFTYLKELAAYVGYFGDEEVSLLKKQYNNLDSISPRSVLTTYLGMNSLADEERESPELIFPFGFNESQKEATNLAMTEQMSIIKGPPGTGKTQTILNIIANAIINNKVVAVVSNNNSATSNVFEKLEKYGIEFIAAFLGNSKNKEKFFNEQSGAYPDMSDWVLGEEAFEAIRHELRESQTKLDQMLQFQKQKAILTRDLSRIQLEYKYFQEYYSPLENEEPELKSFLSLNADRVLRFLVEYEQTIKEDKYPFKNKVINLFVYGIYNFKLYRYSPETVVSYLQKIYYEVKIHELTDAIEKLASKLDQFDFDHAMQTFSENSMKLFKASLADKYGLEKERVRFSPDILRQDFGRFTDEYSIILSTTHSLRNNVPSNYLFDYVLIDEASQVDIVTGALVMSCAKKAVIVGDEKQLPNVVTQDVEEKTTNVFNTYNLNSAYHYADHSLLTSVHALFDTVATTLLKEHYRCHPQIIGFCNEKFYHDELVVLTEENEDQDPLVVYETVTGDHARGTVNQRQIDVISQEVFTELTLEEDTSVGIVAPFRLQANKLQQTTIDNTEADTVHKYQGREKDIIILSTVANNVKADDFVDNANLINVAVSRAVKKLVVVVAAGSREWHGTNIGDLIRYITYRNFKIVQSQIRSVFDLLYRDYHDKLMEVLTKHKKVSEYNSENLMNVVIKKVLEEDSFQTLDYVLHQPLRMLLKDTNKLTEAEREFALNIRTHTDFLIFNKMDKMPVLVVEVDGYAFHANDQDQLKRDAMKDAILQKYDVPILRLETTGSEEEKVLRNKMLDLLSLSKQI